A stretch of Enterobacter cloacae complex sp. ECNIH7 DNA encodes these proteins:
- a CDS encoding DNA-binding protein: MNNIILFKSKKQLTAESNYNEFIKFCRYQLIGLTQTQDWNQYAWKGYVTFRKIGVGNKVFDSNDAMHEDYINFAKAYIRYQHSLKPLKNYGAIMMALRCLEQALLQVQNTGLIYNVTAVVFDEAMQIGSKYFEGNVLAKCGIQLEKISKFLCEHNLVKSGYISWKNHVKQKVKNNYLPEIEDYHRRDKLPDEEALLAIADIFSKNDELLSPRDKFTSSVFALLLCCPSRISEILALPADCEITQIDGKGIERYGLRFYSVKGYGPNIKWIPRVMIPVAKKAIRRLLSLSQNARALAHWCEKHPDKFYRHELCPTVDEKTKLTVVQVCHALGYHLFDHKSCVLKIKRTSLDGGKSFLNSNDYNYSLCELWEMISSGFSRDFPWYDKEKSIRFSNALCLLNADQFSLSRMASIFIFYKPTKSFFFSDIQSKRSFEVGYKNIFARYGYYDDEGKPLLIRSHQPRHLLNTIAHYGEMSELDIAKWSGRINANQNRVYNHVSEEDMLDKIKAIKLIKSNYCKRESIPSIESPVDFDNLYQGAIHLTEFGYCVHNYLVQPCNKINQFLECDNEALDMESIDRMKLESIQEKVTKLKSITQTACENGDYGADKWLQHHEKNLERINKLLNN; the protein is encoded by the coding sequence ATGAATAATATTATTTTATTTAAATCTAAAAAACAACTTACGGCAGAAAGCAACTATAATGAATTTATAAAGTTTTGTCGCTATCAACTGATCGGACTAACCCAAACTCAGGATTGGAACCAGTATGCCTGGAAAGGATATGTCACATTTAGAAAAATAGGGGTTGGAAATAAAGTCTTTGATTCCAATGATGCAATGCACGAAGATTATATCAATTTTGCGAAAGCATATATTAGATATCAACACTCATTGAAACCATTGAAAAATTATGGGGCTATTATGATGGCCTTGCGATGTCTCGAACAGGCTCTTTTGCAGGTTCAGAACACGGGTCTCATTTATAATGTTACAGCCGTTGTTTTCGATGAGGCAATGCAGATCGGAAGTAAATATTTTGAAGGTAACGTTTTGGCTAAATGTGGAATACAGCTTGAAAAAATATCAAAGTTTCTATGTGAACATAATCTTGTTAAGTCAGGATATATCTCATGGAAAAACCACGTGAAACAGAAAGTCAAAAATAATTACCTTCCTGAGATCGAGGATTATCACCGACGCGATAAGTTACCAGATGAAGAGGCATTACTCGCTATTGCTGATATTTTTTCTAAAAATGATGAGTTACTGAGCCCAAGGGATAAGTTCACCAGTTCAGTATTTGCACTTCTACTTTGTTGTCCGAGCAGAATCTCTGAGATTTTAGCCTTACCTGCTGATTGTGAGATTACACAAATAGATGGCAAGGGTATCGAAAGATATGGGTTGAGATTTTATTCGGTTAAGGGGTATGGCCCTAATATCAAATGGATTCCACGGGTTATGATACCAGTTGCAAAGAAAGCGATTAGAAGATTACTTTCCTTATCACAAAATGCAAGAGCACTTGCTCACTGGTGCGAAAAGCACCCTGATAAATTTTACCGACATGAGCTTTGCCCAACAGTTGATGAAAAAACTAAATTGACCGTTGTACAAGTTTGCCATGCACTGGGGTATCATTTATTTGATCATAAATCATGTGTTTTAAAAATTAAAAGAACGAGTTTGGATGGTGGAAAAAGTTTCTTAAACTCCAATGATTATAATTATTCATTGTGCGAACTATGGGAAATGATTAGTTCTGGTTTTAGCAGAGACTTTCCATGGTACGATAAAGAGAAATCTATAAGATTTAGTAATGCTTTATGCTTGCTCAATGCTGATCAATTTTCTTTATCACGAATGGCTTCAATTTTCATATTTTACAAACCGACTAAAAGTTTCTTCTTTAGCGATATACAAAGTAAAAGAAGCTTTGAGGTGGGGTATAAAAATATATTTGCACGATATGGGTATTATGATGATGAGGGTAAACCACTACTTATTCGCTCACACCAACCACGGCATCTATTAAATACAATAGCTCACTATGGTGAAATGTCTGAACTTGATATAGCTAAATGGTCTGGTCGTATTAATGCTAATCAGAACAGAGTTTATAACCATGTGTCGGAAGAAGATATGTTAGATAAAATCAAAGCTATTAAATTGATCAAGAGTAATTATTGTAAGAGAGAGTCAATTCCCTCAATTGAATCGCCAGTTGACTTCGATAACCTTTATCAAGGGGCAATTCACTTAACAGAATTTGGTTACTGTGTGCATAACTATTTGGTTCAACCTTGTAATAAAATTAATCAGTTTTTGGAATGTGACAATGAGGCACTGGACATGGAATCAATTGATAGAATGAAGCTTGAATCTATCCAAGAAAAAGTAACAAAACTGAAGAGTATAACGCAGACCGCTTGTGAAAATGGTGATTATGGTGCAGACAAATGGCTGCAACACCATGAGAAAAATTTGGAAAGAATTAATAAATTATTGAATAATTGA
- a CDS encoding tyrosine-type recombinase/integrase has translation MCSICVDSFMFENGERYCHVVNKATGEPLYYPNLYITTQVRNRSESISTMKVIAGSISLLYRFFMRKNINIDERIQKKLFLAPHEIEDLIEFTSLNFRDGGDGNFRISNVKKPTKYFRITTVANYLEWLCKILLSHAGQKNTLKEVMAFINHIKRKKPRNNDKYNMEIEKSLDKAQLDSLFSILSPGSNLNPFTEKVQKRNNLIFLLLHCFGLRAGELLNLRIGDIDFSESTIAIRRRANDKTDPRVYQPLVKTCERKLIADANLIYEISDYILNDRRKVQNANKHDFLFITYKEGKTQGQPLSFSSYHKIVSVVRQSSSLLSGLTGHKLRHTWNYEFSKAIDKNQDISDEKEQQIRSYLMGWRPGSETSIIYNRRHIFELSKKTALEQQEQLFKGGFDE, from the coding sequence ATGTGCAGTATTTGTGTGGATTCTTTTATGTTCGAAAATGGTGAGAGATATTGTCATGTCGTAAATAAAGCTACTGGTGAGCCATTGTATTATCCTAACTTGTATATAACAACACAAGTCAGGAATCGGTCAGAGTCTATATCAACAATGAAGGTTATTGCCGGTAGCATTTCATTGTTATATCGATTCTTTATGAGAAAAAATATCAATATTGATGAAAGAATCCAGAAGAAGCTGTTTCTTGCTCCTCATGAAATTGAGGATTTGATTGAATTTACTTCATTAAATTTCCGAGATGGAGGGGATGGTAATTTTAGGATTTCAAATGTCAAAAAACCAACTAAGTATTTTCGCATTACAACAGTAGCTAACTATCTTGAATGGTTGTGCAAAATACTTCTTTCACATGCAGGTCAGAAAAACACTCTCAAGGAGGTAATGGCGTTCATTAACCACATAAAAAGAAAGAAACCAAGAAATAATGATAAATATAATATGGAAATCGAAAAGAGCTTAGACAAAGCACAACTGGATTCTTTGTTTAGCATACTTTCGCCAGGGAGTAACTTGAACCCGTTTACGGAAAAAGTGCAAAAAAGAAACAATCTAATATTTCTTCTATTACATTGCTTTGGCCTGAGGGCAGGTGAACTTTTGAATCTGCGAATTGGCGATATAGATTTTTCAGAATCGACAATAGCAATAAGGAGGAGAGCAAATGATAAAACAGATCCGCGAGTTTATCAGCCATTAGTGAAGACTTGTGAGAGGAAGTTAATTGCTGATGCTAACCTTATATATGAAATTTCAGATTATATCTTGAATGATCGTAGGAAAGTCCAAAATGCTAATAAGCATGACTTTCTATTTATTACCTATAAGGAAGGGAAGACTCAAGGGCAACCGCTGTCATTTTCTTCTTACCATAAGATAGTGAGTGTTGTTCGTCAATCATCCTCGCTTCTAAGTGGATTAACAGGCCATAAATTACGACACACATGGAATTATGAGTTTTCGAAAGCAATAGACAAGAATCAGGACATATCCGATGAAAAAGAGCAACAAATCCGTTCTTATCTCATGGGATGGCGACCGGGATCAGAAACTTCAATAATTTATAATCGCAGGCATATTTTTGAGCTATCGAAAAAAACTGCACTTGAACAACAAGAGCAACTATTCAAAGGAGGATTTGATGAATAA
- a CDS encoding tyrosine-type recombinase/integrase, with translation MNNLIKYNPDKMSIHEHKIVSSIENNGINLTNLIYSMNENLICGFVYTVQYYFNSNSYLYVKNIVRNMESLIRKLSPTHIDDKVLIEYQNKKLSKAPASFRVLRPFLIKWFELGYPGIDESAVELLKHLDLKIKKSGQSVLQDDPTEGPLTKEEHTSLIKAMNHSYRKGELSLPHYAISLLISLTGRRPQQLVMLKYKNLLQKNLDNGKVEYVISVPRVKQRGKELRYRELAIISEVASIVQLQANQSVKLVEQALGKTLDDYSKREVPIFLNEEKLSDLSIKGSILLGYNKLYAKPTIANVALKSIVNNGGIISNRTGSILNVTPRRLRYTIATLLAKDGHNVNTIAELLDHSSTSSAGIYIKNHADSVERIDSAVSEQLSFIADIFMNGITSKENYHIKFCSSKKCISRNLNKNFPCDKCAFFMPVDIDEVNVK, from the coding sequence ATGAATAATTTAATTAAATATAACCCTGATAAAATGTCTATTCATGAACATAAAATCGTCAGTTCGATTGAAAACAACGGAATCAATCTTACAAACTTAATATATTCTATGAACGAAAATTTGATTTGTGGATTTGTATATACAGTACAATATTATTTTAATAGTAACAGCTATTTGTATGTGAAAAATATTGTTAGAAATATGGAGAGTCTTATCCGTAAACTATCTCCTACTCATATTGATGATAAAGTTCTAATTGAATATCAAAATAAGAAATTATCAAAAGCCCCAGCATCATTTCGTGTTTTACGACCATTTTTGATTAAATGGTTTGAGTTAGGATATCCTGGAATAGATGAAAGTGCGGTAGAACTGTTAAAGCATTTGGACCTAAAAATAAAGAAATCTGGTCAGTCTGTGCTTCAAGATGATCCAACAGAGGGACCATTAACTAAAGAAGAACATACTTCTTTGATTAAGGCTATGAATCATTCATATAGAAAAGGTGAACTGTCACTGCCACATTATGCAATATCACTATTGATCAGCCTTACAGGTAGAAGACCTCAGCAGTTAGTTATGTTGAAATATAAAAACCTTCTTCAAAAGAACTTAGATAATGGAAAAGTAGAATATGTAATTTCAGTGCCACGAGTTAAACAACGGGGTAAAGAACTACGATATCGAGAACTTGCAATAATATCAGAGGTTGCATCAATTGTTCAATTGCAAGCCAATCAATCAGTGAAACTTGTTGAGCAAGCTCTTGGAAAAACTCTTGATGATTATTCTAAACGAGAAGTTCCTATTTTTTTAAATGAGGAAAAACTCTCAGATTTATCCATAAAAGGTTCAATTCTTCTGGGATATAATAAATTATATGCGAAGCCTACAATTGCTAATGTAGCTTTGAAAAGTATTGTTAATAATGGGGGAATAATATCCAACCGTACCGGTTCGATACTAAATGTTACTCCTCGTAGGCTTCGTTATACAATAGCAACTTTGCTGGCTAAGGATGGGCATAATGTTAATACTATAGCTGAATTATTGGATCATTCCTCTACTTCAAGTGCGGGGATTTATATTAAAAATCATGCTGACAGTGTTGAAAGAATTGATTCCGCAGTTTCAGAACAGTTGTCATTTATCGCTGATATTTTTATGAATGGAATCACTTCGAAAGAGAATTATCATATTAAGTTTTGCTCTTCAAAAAAATGCATAAGTCGGAATTTAAATAAAAATTTCCCTTGTGATAAATGTGCTTTCTTTATGCCGGTTGATATTGATGAGGTAAATGTCAAATGA
- a CDS encoding DUF6387 family protein translates to MNNWSLEHTKEIKAWLNIDNYRKFEDLSLIHFYHELWARNLFFKEYREEFESRTLMSYFSKIFTGNPFLIPEGQLGYMTPANKLFQPPHFFLTTLDRLAETSIIAMQRGGFVWHEGDNYSINAELREESLSDIMPDQFTRTVMFEIDLASGTDEEIAESLKAALPQWRKVKGIDENPLESVRFGYGTIKKLISYRVIPMLDILVWAAVKKIRVSDDRLSRLLYTDDDEESEMRQSSQIKDTDRPLALKSCTTDFIRQFHYFMNKNSHLKQMKVSDVMKLSD, encoded by the coding sequence TTGAACAACTGGTCTCTAGAGCATACAAAAGAAATCAAAGCTTGGCTTAACATAGATAACTATCGCAAGTTTGAAGATCTCTCATTAATACACTTCTATCACGAGTTATGGGCCCGGAATCTGTTCTTTAAGGAGTATCGGGAAGAGTTTGAGAGCAGAACTCTTATGAGTTACTTCTCAAAGATTTTCACCGGCAACCCTTTTTTGATTCCAGAAGGGCAACTTGGATACATGACTCCTGCCAACAAACTTTTTCAGCCTCCCCATTTTTTTCTAACAACTCTTGATCGCCTTGCTGAAACGAGCATTATTGCTATGCAACGCGGAGGTTTTGTTTGGCATGAAGGTGACAATTATTCTATAAACGCAGAGCTTCGAGAGGAATCACTTTCAGACATTATGCCCGATCAGTTTACACGAACAGTCATGTTCGAGATTGATTTGGCAAGTGGCACAGACGAAGAGATTGCAGAGTCGCTTAAAGCTGCATTACCGCAATGGCGTAAAGTTAAGGGTATTGATGAAAACCCATTGGAATCTGTTCGTTTTGGATACGGAACTATCAAGAAACTCATCAGCTATCGTGTAATACCTATGCTGGATATCCTGGTGTGGGCAGCCGTTAAAAAAATCCGTGTCTCTGACGACAGGTTATCCAGACTACTGTATACAGACGATGACGAAGAAAGCGAAATGAGGCAGTCCAGCCAAATCAAAGATACCGACAGGCCTTTGGCTCTTAAATCCTGCACAACTGACTTTATCCGACAATTCCATTACTTCATGAACAAAAATAGCCATTTGAAGCAAATGAAAGTCTCTGATGTAATGAAACTATCGGATTAG
- a CDS encoding helix-turn-helix transcriptional regulator produces the protein MKNQATRLIRLPEVLERTGYGKAWIYRLISESRFPAPVKIGVRAVAFVESEVDEWIQSVIETSRNNVA, from the coding sequence ATGAAGAATCAAGCAACCCGCCTCATACGCTTACCAGAAGTTCTCGAACGAACTGGCTACGGAAAAGCCTGGATCTATCGTCTGATCAGTGAAAGTCGGTTTCCGGCACCAGTGAAGATCGGTGTTCGTGCCGTTGCTTTTGTCGAGAGTGAAGTTGACGAGTGGATTCAATCAGTTATCGAAACAAGTCGAAATAATGTTGCTTAG
- a CDS encoding relaxase/mobilization nuclease domain-containing protein, with product MKGMQKIKRGKSFAGVVRYALQPGAHHKSDPVVIGGNMLSSSVLELISEFNGTKQLRLDVQKPVWHNSLRLPTNESLSNDQWVTIADDYMKRMGFSDTHLRCYVLHNDEGQHIHIIASRIDIAGGKLYLGRNENLISTRIISELEITHNLTVTKTASAIAPKQPKRKRISRNEQMLSERTGLPAPKEALQQILDKSLADTPDLLTFIKRLEEAEVGWTANVASTGKMNGFSFSYRDIAFKASQLGKSYSWANLSNRLNYNPDHLEALRTGIPPEEPPAPAPAPAPAPAPAPAPAPAPATILRTTERRESIGGKIAELELRLREDKRTAIVEKILLKNTVKQQKHLRLSSWFPFLQRLIELLRSYGKSILHNNPARFSKVYATQHLKPARKIRL from the coding sequence ATGAAAGGAATGCAGAAGATCAAAAGGGGTAAGAGCTTCGCTGGTGTTGTTCGTTATGCATTGCAACCGGGAGCACATCATAAAAGCGATCCAGTCGTAATTGGCGGGAACATGTTAAGTAGCTCTGTTCTTGAACTGATTTCCGAATTCAATGGCACAAAACAGCTTCGGCTAGATGTCCAGAAACCGGTGTGGCACAACTCACTTCGATTACCTACGAATGAATCCTTGTCGAATGACCAGTGGGTAACCATAGCTGATGACTACATGAAGAGGATGGGGTTCAGTGATACTCACCTCCGTTGCTATGTGCTTCATAACGACGAAGGCCAGCATATACACATTATTGCCAGCAGAATCGACATAGCCGGTGGGAAACTCTACCTTGGCAGGAATGAGAACCTTATAAGTACCCGCATAATCAGTGAGCTTGAAATCACTCATAATCTAACAGTGACCAAAACAGCCTCAGCCATTGCACCAAAGCAACCGAAGCGGAAAAGAATCTCTCGCAACGAACAAATGCTATCAGAACGGACTGGTCTTCCCGCCCCTAAGGAAGCTCTCCAACAGATACTTGATAAAAGTTTGGCAGATACACCTGACCTTTTAACTTTTATCAAGAGGCTGGAAGAAGCAGAAGTCGGCTGGACGGCGAATGTCGCTTCTACCGGGAAAATGAACGGGTTCTCTTTTTCCTACCGCGATATAGCTTTCAAAGCTTCGCAATTGGGCAAGAGCTACAGTTGGGCAAATCTTAGTAACAGGCTCAACTACAACCCAGACCATCTAGAAGCTCTGCGAACCGGCATACCACCAGAAGAACCCCCTGCTCCTGCTCCTGCTCCTGCTCCTGCTCCTGCTCCTGCTCCTGCTCCTGCTCCTGCTCCTGCAACGATCTTAAGGACAACTGAGAGAAGGGAAAGTATCGGTGGAAAAATTGCAGAACTGGAATTACGGCTCAGAGAAGACAAACGGACCGCAATCGTAGAAAAGATTCTTCTAAAGAATACAGTCAAACAGCAAAAGCATCTCAGGCTCAGTAGCTGGTTTCCCTTTTTACAACGGCTCATAGAGCTTCTCCGAAGCTACGGTAAGAGCATTCTTCACAACAACCCTGCAAGATTCTCAAAAGTCTATGCAACTCAGCATCTAAAACCTGCAAGAAAAATTCGTTTATAG